In one window of Oleidesulfovibrio alaskensis DSM 16109 DNA:
- a CDS encoding PAS domain-containing sensor histidine kinase, producing MPPEFLLTRGKNAAVLIAGILTLLAFLFAYDAIRDARSQAVSQAQLELGRVVAAFSGEAEHAFEQMQLLLDMQAEGVPPEQAAGIMFHPRISNTLTYSRTGDLLYAQYSGQDTFDQSLVSLMWRELPEVRGAVQVLAVQGYRAYPQLVMYRAAVNAAGKEVLLCGLIDTQHLAERFLDGSLSTEFTVGLVRADGSLLVAWNDLRSALRGMSLSTLDVPPQVRAELLRGGGVRRTVTDDALYQAVQLPSFSYYMVASTRMQSVMELVQPLVVRTVILAAGLWVVGIFLTIVVYRHSVSQYDLALSELQCAQRDELANLFKALVTDVQAAPEPAAAIEVFLRRLCERTGFELGAVYLPDKQERYRFVIYQSDSFYPIARNPGKGMSAPDVLRAHLLGLMQHPVFLQAEQNVVVPDMSVDERFAEFYPAGEGSPAQPLLKTVIRGACVSRVRRASVGHVHVGLFSLISLEKGSDVAGLLDEVMPLLGPVAESKLAEVHLREQEMLFRNLYDRSALVQVVVNPETGRVLDANMAACEFYGYPHEVFVTQTLYDLWQAPRDDIDAVMSASTELYTGLHIQKHILAGGDLKDVEAYMGRVPWKGQHALLCAVFDRSGIKKMEAALLRSEQQLAMLMEKLPLALALLDETGTIRQVNGAFVALTGRTAISCNGRYLHELGLESLHEASCPVVQDALLPAGREPQELRLVTLQGEERHVLVHTTRLQMHEEGTRYAAFIVDMTERRRLDDLVVQSEKMASVGGLAAGMAHEINNPLGGIMQGAQNIIRRLDPHREANRAAAQACGCPLEAIRAYLEQRGILRFIGGIEDSARRAARITSNMLEFSRPCAGEWREARLEHILDVALELAANDYDLKKRYDFRTIRIVRDYSPDVPAVRCIVSEVEQVALNLLRNAAQAMAEAATEAPAITLRTRVDGEYAVFEVEDNGPGMSREVARRVFEPFFTTREPGRGTGLGLSVSYFIITATHKGAIAVQARPDRGTAFVVRLPLRSAECLHEEKPAVEN from the coding sequence GTGCCCCCTGAATTTCTGCTGACCCGCGGGAAAAATGCTGCGGTACTCATCGCAGGCATTCTTACATTGCTGGCGTTTCTGTTTGCTTATGATGCCATACGTGATGCGCGTTCGCAGGCGGTAAGTCAGGCTCAGCTCGAGCTGGGGCGTGTGGTGGCGGCATTTTCCGGAGAGGCGGAGCACGCTTTTGAGCAGATGCAGCTTCTGCTGGATATGCAGGCGGAAGGCGTGCCGCCGGAGCAGGCTGCGGGCATTATGTTTCATCCGCGCATAAGCAACACGCTGACATATTCGCGCACGGGAGATCTGCTGTATGCACAGTATTCCGGGCAGGATACCTTTGACCAGTCGCTGGTCAGTCTTATGTGGCGCGAACTGCCGGAAGTACGCGGGGCCGTGCAGGTGCTGGCGGTTCAGGGGTACCGTGCATATCCGCAGCTGGTCATGTATCGGGCCGCAGTGAATGCTGCCGGTAAAGAGGTGCTGCTGTGCGGGCTGATAGATACGCAGCATCTGGCGGAACGCTTTCTGGACGGATCGCTTTCCACGGAATTTACCGTGGGGCTGGTGCGCGCCGACGGGTCGCTGCTGGTGGCATGGAACGATCTGCGTTCGGCACTGCGGGGCATGTCGCTTTCCACGCTGGACGTGCCGCCGCAGGTGCGGGCGGAACTGCTGCGCGGCGGCGGTGTCCGGCGTACGGTTACCGATGATGCGCTGTATCAGGCGGTGCAGCTGCCTTCTTTTTCTTATTATATGGTGGCCAGCACACGCATGCAGTCTGTTATGGAGCTGGTGCAGCCGCTTGTGGTGCGTACCGTTATTCTGGCAGCCGGTCTGTGGGTGGTGGGCATTTTTCTGACAATCGTGGTCTACAGGCATTCGGTCAGTCAGTACGATCTGGCTCTGTCCGAACTGCAGTGTGCGCAGCGTGACGAACTGGCAAATCTGTTCAAGGCGCTTGTCACGGACGTGCAGGCTGCCCCTGAACCGGCAGCAGCCATCGAAGTTTTTCTGCGGCGTCTTTGCGAGCGGACGGGGTTTGAACTGGGAGCCGTGTACCTGCCGGACAAGCAGGAACGTTACCGCTTTGTGATTTATCAGAGTGATTCTTTTTACCCCATTGCCAGAAATCCGGGCAAAGGCATGTCCGCACCGGACGTGCTGCGTGCGCATCTGCTGGGGCTTATGCAGCACCCTGTGTTTTTGCAGGCAGAACAGAACGTGGTTGTGCCGGACATGAGCGTTGATGAGCGGTTTGCGGAATTTTATCCGGCCGGGGAGGGCTCGCCCGCGCAGCCGCTGCTGAAAACTGTAATCAGGGGAGCCTGTGTTTCCCGTGTGCGCCGTGCTTCCGTGGGGCATGTGCATGTCGGTCTGTTCTCTCTTATATCGCTGGAAAAAGGCAGTGATGTCGCCGGACTGCTTGATGAAGTTATGCCGCTGCTGGGGCCGGTGGCTGAGAGTAAGCTTGCAGAGGTGCACCTGCGCGAACAGGAAATGCTCTTCCGCAACCTGTATGACAGGTCGGCTCTGGTGCAGGTGGTGGTCAATCCTGAAACAGGCAGGGTGCTGGATGCCAACATGGCGGCGTGCGAATTTTACGGCTATCCGCACGAAGTGTTTGTGACACAGACCCTGTATGACCTGTGGCAGGCACCACGGGACGATATTGACGCCGTCATGTCCGCTTCCACAGAACTGTACACCGGTTTGCACATACAGAAGCATATTCTGGCCGGCGGCGACCTGAAGGATGTGGAGGCGTACATGGGCAGGGTGCCGTGGAAGGGGCAGCATGCCCTGCTTTGCGCCGTGTTCGACCGTTCCGGCATAAAGAAGATGGAGGCGGCTCTGCTGCGCAGCGAGCAGCAGCTTGCCATGCTGATGGAAAAGCTGCCTCTTGCGCTGGCGCTGCTGGATGAGACCGGAACCATACGGCAGGTGAACGGGGCTTTTGTAGCGCTTACAGGCCGCACGGCGATTTCCTGTAACGGCAGGTATCTGCATGAGCTTGGGCTGGAAAGTCTGCATGAGGCGTCATGTCCTGTTGTGCAGGATGCCCTGCTGCCGGCCGGCAGAGAGCCGCAGGAGCTGCGTCTTGTCACGTTGCAGGGTGAAGAACGCCATGTGCTTGTACATACCACCCGTCTGCAAATGCACGAGGAGGGCACACGGTATGCGGCGTTCATAGTGGATATGACCGAACGGCGCAGGCTGGACGACCTTGTGGTGCAAAGTGAAAAAATGGCCTCCGTCGGGGGGCTTGCCGCGGGCATGGCGCACGAGATCAACAACCCGCTGGGCGGCATAATGCAGGGAGCGCAGAACATCATCAGGCGGCTTGATCCGCACCGGGAGGCGAACCGTGCCGCGGCACAGGCGTGCGGGTGTCCGCTCGAAGCCATCAGGGCATACCTTGAGCAGCGCGGCATCCTGCGGTTTATCGGCGGCATAGAGGATTCTGCCCGCCGCGCTGCCCGTATAACGTCAAATATGCTCGAATTCAGCCGGCCTTGTGCCGGAGAATGGCGCGAGGCACGCCTTGAGCATATTCTGGATGTGGCGCTGGAGCTGGCCGCTAATGACTATGATCTGAAAAAACGTTATGACTTCAGAACAATCCGGATCGTCAGAGACTATTCGCCCGATGTTCCTGCCGTGCGCTGCATCGTTTCCGAAGTGGAACAGGTGGCGCTCAACTTGCTGCGTAATGCCGCACAGGCCATGGCGGAAGCCGCCACAGAGGCTCCTGCCATCACGCTGCGCACACGGGTGGACGGCGAATACGCTGTTTTTGAGGTGGAGGACAACGGGCCCGGCATGAGCAGAGAAGTGGCCCGCCGCGTTTTTGAGCCGTTTTTCACCACCAGAGAACCGGGGCGCGGCACAGGCCTCGGGTTGTCTGTGTCGTATTTTATCATTACCGCCACTCACAAGGGGGCGATAGCAGTGCAGGCCCGGCCCGACCGCGGAACCGCATTTGTGGTGCGCCTGCCCTTGCGCAGTGCAGAGTGTCTGCACGAAGAAAAACCTGCCGTGGAGAACTGA
- a CDS encoding FadR/GntR family transcriptional regulator — MSGTDLALLREKLNEQKAVIAQGGSGSALDAEFHLLIAKATGNRVLYEVLVRIHDIVSESRDFTLQTEERRDWAVMTHERVLAALARRDPEAAFQEMHSHIDYVEKIALEWID; from the coding sequence ATTTCGGGCACCGATCTTGCTCTGCTGCGGGAAAAACTCAACGAGCAGAAAGCCGTCATTGCTCAGGGCGGTTCCGGATCGGCGCTGGACGCCGAATTTCACCTGCTTATCGCCAAAGCCACCGGTAACCGCGTGCTGTATGAGGTGCTGGTGCGCATCCACGACATTGTCAGCGAAAGCCGCGATTTCACCCTGCAGACCGAAGAACGCCGCGACTGGGCGGTGATGACGCACGAGCGGGTGCTGGCGGCACTGGCGCGCCGAGACCCCGAGGCGGCCTTTCAGGAAATGCATTCCCATATCGACTACGTGGAAAAAATTGCTCTGGAGTGGATTGACTGA
- a CDS encoding alpha-hydroxy-acid oxidizing protein — protein MKEVREKAKELMKGYCRVCPVCNGKACAGEVPGMGGLNTASSFRNNVESLAAVQLNMRLIHDAVQPDTSVTVLGIPLSMPVMAAPIGGVSFNMGGGITEEEYVNAILGGCRQQGVIGCTGDGVPPFIIDAGMDGIAAVEGHGIPFIKPWDGEELDQKLDRALASACPAVGMDIDAAGLVTLRKMGRPVSPKTPAQLKAVVDKVHAAGRTFILKGIMTVVDAQLAVEVGADAIVVSNHGGRVLDHTPGAAEVLPEIADAVKGRITVLADGGVRDGFDVIKMLALGADAVLIGRPFSIAAVGGQAEGVAAYLEALRGQLVQAMVLTGCRSVQEAGRHILRGI, from the coding sequence ATGAAGGAAGTACGCGAAAAGGCAAAAGAACTGATGAAAGGCTATTGCCGGGTCTGTCCCGTGTGCAACGGCAAGGCCTGCGCGGGCGAAGTGCCCGGCATGGGCGGACTGAACACCGCCTCTTCTTTCCGCAACAATGTGGAATCGCTGGCGGCCGTGCAGCTGAACATGCGCCTTATCCATGATGCCGTGCAGCCCGACACCTCGGTGACCGTGCTTGGTATTCCTCTTTCCATGCCTGTCATGGCTGCGCCCATCGGAGGAGTCTCCTTCAACATGGGCGGCGGCATCACCGAAGAAGAGTATGTGAACGCCATTCTGGGCGGCTGCAGACAGCAGGGAGTCATAGGCTGTACGGGCGACGGGGTGCCCCCGTTCATCATCGACGCCGGCATGGACGGCATTGCGGCGGTGGAAGGGCACGGTATTCCGTTCATCAAGCCGTGGGACGGGGAAGAGCTTGACCAGAAGCTTGACCGGGCGCTTGCTTCGGCCTGTCCTGCTGTGGGTATGGATATCGATGCCGCGGGGCTGGTTACGCTGCGCAAGATGGGCAGACCTGTGTCGCCCAAAACACCGGCGCAGCTGAAAGCCGTTGTGGACAAAGTGCACGCGGCAGGCCGGACGTTTATCCTGAAGGGCATCATGACGGTGGTGGATGCCCAGCTGGCGGTGGAAGTGGGTGCCGACGCCATTGTGGTTTCCAACCACGGCGGGCGCGTGCTTGACCATACGCCGGGTGCCGCGGAAGTGCTGCCCGAAATCGCCGATGCCGTGAAGGGCCGCATTACCGTGCTGGCGGACGGCGGTGTGCGTGACGGGTTTGATGTGATCAAAATGCTTGCTCTGGGCGCCGATGCCGTGCTTATCGGTCGTCCTTTCAGCATTGCCGCGGTGGGCGGTCAGGCCGAAGGCGTGGCTGCATACCTTGAAGCGCTGCGCGGCCAGCTTGTGCAGGCCATGGTGCTTACAGGCTGCCGCAGCGTGCAGGAAGCCGGACGGCATATACTGCGCGGAATCTGA
- the dctP gene encoding TRAP transporter substrate-binding protein DctP, giving the protein MWRILLTCAAVLLFSLAGAGKAPAVVPVMRVSLENTDDHMQTAIVRRFVQQVNEQLQGRLKAVVYANARLFRDRDVVYALAQGKVEMAVPGIWNIARIEPSVNLFMLPMFYGRAAQDTHTLLEGHVGQSVVTRIENATRSVVLGTWLDLGHAQLFTLKAPLDADRLVKGLHIRVAGGLGNEMRISALGGLPRIIAWPDLPSWLESGTVDGVLTTYETVVSARLWEHGIRYAFEDRQYFAQYVPLVNARFWAHLPGDVRHELAALWNRAALEGRKEAAAAQEQAKKTLRENGVRITVPSAPERRALRDRVLPAQDAIARATHVDPALAAEAATFLNSLEEAASAP; this is encoded by the coding sequence ATGTGGAGAATTTTGCTCACATGTGCGGCGGTGCTGCTGTTTTCTCTGGCGGGGGCCGGTAAGGCACCGGCTGTTGTGCCGGTAATGCGCGTATCGCTGGAAAATACCGATGACCACATGCAGACCGCCATTGTGCGCAGGTTTGTGCAGCAGGTTAACGAGCAGCTGCAGGGCAGGCTGAAAGCGGTTGTCTATGCCAATGCCCGCCTGTTCCGCGACAGGGACGTGGTGTACGCACTGGCGCAGGGCAAGGTTGAAATGGCGGTCCCCGGCATCTGGAACATCGCGCGCATCGAACCTTCCGTCAATTTATTCATGCTGCCGATGTTTTACGGACGCGCTGCGCAGGATACACATACGCTGCTGGAAGGCCATGTGGGGCAGAGCGTTGTCACGCGCATCGAGAACGCCACGCGTTCTGTGGTGCTGGGCACATGGCTTGATCTGGGACATGCCCAGCTGTTCACCCTTAAAGCGCCGCTTGATGCCGACCGGCTTGTAAAAGGTTTGCACATCCGCGTGGCGGGCGGGCTGGGCAACGAAATGCGCATCAGTGCGCTGGGGGGGCTGCCGCGTATCATCGCATGGCCCGACCTGCCGTCGTGGCTGGAATCCGGAACGGTGGACGGTGTGCTGACTACATATGAAACCGTTGTCAGCGCGCGGCTGTGGGAGCACGGCATCCGCTATGCCTTTGAAGACAGACAGTACTTTGCCCAGTATGTGCCGCTGGTCAACGCCCGCTTTTGGGCGCATCTGCCCGGGGACGTACGGCACGAGCTTGCGGCGTTGTGGAACAGGGCGGCGCTGGAAGGGCGCAAAGAAGCCGCTGCGGCGCAGGAGCAGGCCAAAAAGACCCTGCGTGAAAACGGCGTAAGGATAACCGTGCCTTCCGCGCCGGAGCGGCGGGCGCTGCGTGACCGGGTGCTTCCGGCACAGGACGCGATTGCCCGTGCTACACATGTTGATCCTGCACTGGCAGCTGAGGCGGCAACCTTTTTGAATTCACTGGAGGAAGCCGCAAGTGCCCCCTGA
- a CDS encoding ArsR/SmtB family transcription factor has translation MRDDPPICRHHCEHTDTVNKVRAAMAPEEELSALAELFKVLGDRTRARILEALAVSELCVCDLAAILCLSQSAVSHQLRLLRATKLVRYRKEGKNVFYSLDDEHVRQLFRQALEHVQEER, from the coding sequence GTGCGGGACGATCCACCTATCTGCAGACATCATTGCGAACATACTGACACCGTGAACAAGGTGCGCGCCGCCATGGCCCCCGAGGAAGAACTTTCGGCTCTTGCCGAACTGTTCAAGGTGCTGGGCGACAGAACACGCGCCCGTATTCTTGAGGCGCTGGCCGTGAGCGAACTGTGCGTCTGCGATCTTGCGGCCATACTGTGCCTCAGCCAGTCGGCGGTTTCGCACCAGTTGCGGCTGCTGCGCGCCACCAAGCTGGTCCGTTATCGCAAGGAAGGAAAAAACGTGTTCTACTCGCTGGATGACGAGCATGTGCGCCAGCTGTTCCGGCAGGCGCTTGAACATGTTCAGGAAGAACGCTGA
- a CDS encoding Fur family transcriptional regulator — MQHYTRRFQDFIAEKRMKWTQQREAVVHALWTTEEHVTCEELAARLAAQGRRIGLATVYRNLRLLVDAGLAREFHSGGASVRYERYIEDDHHDHLICERCGNTVEFLDEKLESLQEELARRHDFRLTGHKMYLYGICNRCRSSS; from the coding sequence ATGCAACATTACACCAGACGTTTTCAGGACTTCATTGCGGAAAAACGCATGAAATGGACCCAGCAGCGTGAAGCCGTGGTGCATGCCCTGTGGACCACTGAAGAGCATGTCACCTGCGAAGAGCTTGCCGCCCGTCTGGCAGCGCAGGGGCGCCGCATTGGTCTTGCCACCGTGTACCGCAACCTGCGGCTGCTGGTGGATGCCGGTCTTGCCCGTGAATTCCACAGCGGCGGAGCTTCTGTACGTTACGAACGGTACATCGAAGACGACCACCACGACCACCTGATATGCGAACGCTGCGGCAACACCGTGGAGTTTCTGGACGAAAAGCTTGAATCTCTGCAGGAAGAGCTTGCCAGACGCCATGATTTCCGGCTGACAGGACACAAGATGTATCTGTACGGAATCTGCAACCGCTGCCGGTCTTCCTCATAG
- a CDS encoding ABC transporter substrate-binding protein has translation MLFTLCRPVCRPACRVHLPARAVAVLLFILFAVPVLTGCSDTPEKTQPAAETESFDTVVQRARGTTVRFYMWGGSAQVNAWVDGYVSDRMKELYDITVQRVPMDAPVFVNKLLTEKAAGKQTGTIDLMWINGENFRNARESGVLYGPFAGRLPNMRYVDAAAVATDFGYPVQEYEAPLGRAQFVFEYDTARVSSPPASFDELRSWIREHPGRFTYPQPPDFTGSAFVRQVFYAVTGGHEQYMTDFDGGLWDRQAPALWLWLNEIKPFMWQQGVSMPKDPAALDTLFARGEVDFSMAYHPSHAQSKILEGTYPDTVRTFVMQDGSLYNTHFTAIAFNAPNKAGAMVLADFLLSPQAQAHKLSPANWGDFPVLEMGRLSEADRELFSAVKQGAATLPPEKLAEHAVPEIPALWLEAIEEGWDRHVLRQNRQ, from the coding sequence ATGCTTTTTACCCTGTGCCGTCCGGTGTGCCGCCCGGCGTGCCGTGTGCATCTGCCCGCCCGCGCTGTTGCAGTGCTGCTTTTTATCCTGTTTGCCGTGCCGGTGCTGACCGGCTGTTCCGATACTCCCGAAAAAACACAGCCCGCAGCCGAAACGGAAAGTTTTGACACGGTGGTGCAGCGTGCGCGGGGCACCACCGTGCGCTTTTACATGTGGGGCGGTTCGGCGCAGGTCAATGCGTGGGTGGACGGCTATGTGTCTGACAGGATGAAAGAATTGTATGACATTACGGTGCAGCGCGTGCCCATGGACGCCCCCGTGTTTGTCAACAAGCTGCTGACGGAGAAAGCCGCAGGCAAACAGACCGGTACCATTGACCTGATGTGGATCAATGGCGAGAATTTTCGCAATGCCCGTGAAAGCGGCGTGCTCTACGGTCCTTTTGCCGGCAGGCTGCCCAATATGCGTTATGTGGATGCCGCTGCCGTGGCCACTGATTTCGGCTATCCGGTGCAGGAATACGAAGCACCGCTGGGACGCGCCCAGTTTGTCTTTGAGTATGATACGGCAAGAGTCTCCAGCCCTCCGGCATCTTTTGACGAACTGCGCAGCTGGATCAGAGAACACCCCGGGCGGTTCACCTATCCGCAGCCGCCCGATTTTACCGGTTCGGCTTTTGTGCGTCAGGTGTTTTATGCAGTGACAGGGGGCCATGAGCAGTACATGACTGATTTTGACGGAGGCCTGTGGGACAGACAGGCTCCGGCGTTATGGCTGTGGCTTAACGAAATCAAACCCTTCATGTGGCAGCAGGGCGTCAGCATGCCCAAAGATCCTGCCGCCCTGGATACCCTGTTTGCCCGCGGTGAGGTGGATTTCAGCATGGCCTATCATCCAAGCCATGCGCAGAGTAAAATTCTGGAAGGCACCTACCCTGACACTGTGAGAACATTCGTCATGCAAGACGGTTCGCTGTACAACACGCATTTCACGGCCATCGCCTTCAATGCTCCCAACAAGGCGGGGGCCATGGTGCTGGCTGATTTTCTGCTGTCGCCGCAGGCGCAGGCGCACAAGCTTTCCCCTGCAAACTGGGGGGACTTTCCCGTGCTGGAAATGGGCCGCCTGAGCGAGGCTGACAGAGAATTGTTTTCCGCTGTGAAGCAGGGCGCGGCAACGCTTCCGCCTGAAAAACTGGCTGAACACGCCGTGCCGGAAATTCCCGCCCTCTGGCTGGAAGCCATTGAAGAAGGCTGGGACAGACATGTGCTGCGGCAGAACCGGCAGTGA
- a CDS encoding DUF3124 domain-containing protein has product MKKTVRYALVACFVIFSVCTAAAQDWQAPRWKSQLLHVPVYSHVYYGNKEARFALATTLSVRNTSAEHPIVLEQVTYVDTDGKAVRNFTEKPVTVPPLGGVRFVVAENDLSGGSGARFIVRWNCTSPVPAPVVEGVMIGTASSQGISFVTGGVVLEGRQ; this is encoded by the coding sequence ATGAAAAAAACAGTGCGTTATGCGTTGGTTGCATGTTTTGTTATTTTTTCGGTCTGCACGGCAGCCGCGCAGGACTGGCAGGCACCGCGCTGGAAAAGTCAGCTGCTGCATGTGCCTGTTTACTCGCATGTGTACTACGGCAACAAGGAAGCCCGTTTTGCCCTTGCCACCACGCTGAGTGTGCGTAACACCTCGGCGGAGCATCCCATTGTTCTTGAACAGGTGACCTATGTTGATACCGACGGCAAAGCCGTGCGCAATTTTACGGAAAAGCCCGTCACGGTGCCGCCGCTGGGGGGCGTGCGGTTTGTGGTGGCGGAAAACGACCTGAGCGGTGGTTCCGGAGCCCGTTTCATCGTGCGTTGGAACTGCACAAGCCCGGTACCCGCACCTGTGGTGGAAGGGGTGATGATAGGTACCGCCTCGTCGCAGGGGATTTCATTTGTCACCGGGGGCGTGGTGCTGGAAGGGCGCCAGTAG
- a CDS encoding sulfite exporter TauE/SafE family protein, translating into MIESLALYIALGSVAGVLAGLLGIGGGLVIVPMLTFSFTWQNVPHEHMLHLALGTSLATIIFTSVSSFRAHNRRGAVNWAAVKAVTPGILVGTFAGAFVASALSTNFLKGFFGIFLYYVAVQMLLNIKPKPTRQLPGAPGMVAAGGGIGVLSSLVGIGGGTLSVPFLTWCNTPIHTAIGTASAIGLPLAISGSLGYVLSGWGQPTLPQYSVGYVYLPAMIGIVSASMLTAPVGVRLAHSLPVPRLKRIFAVLLLAVGTKMLLSLF; encoded by the coding sequence ATGATAGAATCTCTTGCTCTTTACATTGCGCTTGGTTCCGTGGCAGGCGTGCTGGCAGGTCTGCTCGGCATTGGCGGCGGACTGGTGATTGTTCCCATGCTCACGTTTTCGTTCACATGGCAGAATGTACCGCATGAGCATATGCTGCACCTTGCGCTGGGTACTTCTCTGGCTACCATCATTTTCACCTCCGTTTCCAGCTTCCGCGCGCACAACCGGCGCGGTGCCGTCAACTGGGCCGCGGTAAAGGCGGTCACCCCCGGCATTCTTGTGGGCACTTTTGCAGGGGCATTTGTGGCATCCGCGCTTTCGACCAATTTTCTGAAAGGATTTTTCGGTATCTTTTTGTACTACGTGGCCGTGCAGATGCTGCTTAACATCAAGCCCAAACCCACGCGGCAGCTGCCCGGGGCGCCGGGTATGGTGGCCGCCGGGGGCGGCATAGGAGTGTTGTCCAGTCTGGTGGGCATAGGCGGCGGCACGTTGTCGGTGCCTTTTCTCACATGGTGCAACACCCCCATTCATACGGCCATAGGCACGGCCTCTGCCATCGGATTACCTCTCGCCATTTCGGGTTCACTGGGCTATGTTCTTAGCGGGTGGGGCCAGCCGACCCTGCCCCAATACTCTGTCGGCTACGTCTATCTGCCCGCCATGATAGGCATTGTCAGCGCAAGTATGCTTACCGCCCCTGTAGGGGTGCGGCTGGCGCACAGCCTGCCCGTACCTCGCCTCAAGCGTATTTTTGCTGTGCTGCTTCTGGCTGTGGGCACAAAGATGTTGCTGAGTCTTTTTTAA
- a CDS encoding nucleoside hydrolase, with product MTAQHNDTCGAACPPPLRRAEAPVKVLLDIDNAMGLPVRDADDGVALALALWSPEFELTACTTCSGNCRASASAQNTLRMLELAGADAVPVAAGTDTPLGGEDRARHHAFLDAKASGAGASLWDDVSLTAPSARQASVPACRLIIETVRRHPHEVVLVMEGALTNLALALRHAPDIAPLIGAVVHMGGVFAPRCPEEMAPQWKTPDIPEYVWRHALRFNTWYDPQATEEVVRAGLPLCFVPVNVTSRTCLSSHQIAQMRTADDPLRCFVRRTLLPWARWSEQVRGLDGAHMHDALALAVAAMPHLCSWKPFCFDVQAFRDGRDFLLPFGDKPYHRVWVATAVDAAAFHAWLLATMGIDVSAL from the coding sequence GTGACGGCACAGCATAACGACACCTGCGGTGCTGCGTGTCCGCCCCCTCTGCGCAGGGCAGAAGCTCCGGTAAAGGTGCTGCTGGACATTGACAACGCCATGGGGTTGCCCGTGCGCGATGCCGATGACGGCGTGGCTCTGGCTCTGGCGCTGTGGTCGCCGGAATTCGAGCTGACAGCCTGCACCACCTGTTCCGGAAACTGCCGGGCATCGGCTTCGGCGCAGAACACGCTGCGCATGCTGGAACTGGCCGGTGCAGACGCGGTACCGGTGGCAGCCGGCACCGATACACCGCTGGGGGGTGAGGACAGAGCGCGGCATCATGCCTTTCTGGACGCCAAAGCTTCAGGAGCCGGAGCCTCGCTGTGGGACGATGTGTCGCTGACGGCGCCTTCTGCCCGTCAGGCCTCTGTTCCTGCCTGCAGGCTTATCATAGAAACGGTGCGCCGCCACCCGCACGAGGTGGTGCTGGTAATGGAAGGCGCATTGACTAATCTGGCTCTTGCCCTGCGACATGCCCCTGACATTGCTCCGCTTATCGGCGCGGTTGTGCATATGGGCGGTGTGTTTGCGCCCCGCTGTCCCGAAGAAATGGCACCGCAGTGGAAAACCCCCGACATACCTGAATATGTGTGGCGGCATGCGCTGCGTTTCAATACATGGTATGACCCGCAGGCCACCGAGGAAGTGGTACGGGCGGGGCTGCCGCTGTGCTTTGTGCCTGTCAATGTGACCAGCCGGACATGTCTTTCTTCGCATCAGATCGCGCAGATGCGCACCGCGGACGATCCGCTGCGGTGTTTTGTGCGCCGGACGCTGCTGCCCTGGGCGCGCTGGAGCGAACAGGTCAGAGGTCTGGACGGCGCACACATGCATGATGCGCTGGCGCTTGCGGTGGCCGCCATGCCGCACCTGTGCAGCTGGAAGCCGTTCTGCTTTGATGTTCAGGCATTTCGGGATGGTAGGGATTTTCTACTGCCTTTTGGTGACAAACCCTACCATCGGGTGTGGGTGGCCACTGCGGTGGACGCGGCTGCGTTTCATGCATGGCTGCTTGCGACCATGGGTATAGATGTATCGGCTTTGTAA